Proteins encoded by one window of Blautia luti:
- a CDS encoding ABC transporter permease — protein sequence MHSITRDRAKTDNGTKYTGIRIVAVFFWITIWQFASMYLGQEILLASPVSVVRKLFELIFTGNFWQSVGFSFVRIVTGFLLAMFLGIFLAVLAYWSKTVEILIAPVIAVVKSTPVASFIILCLIWIPSRNLSVFISFLMVLPVIYTNILEGIRQTDSKILEMAKVFQVNPERRIRYIYVSQVLPYFLSACRLSLGMCWKAGVAAEVIGVPSGSIGEKLYNAKIYLNTPDLFAWTIVIIVISFVFEKCFLGIVSRVVYIIEHK from the coding sequence ATGCATTCTATTACAAGAGATAGAGCAAAAACTGACAATGGAACAAAATATACAGGAATCCGCATAGTGGCAGTGTTTTTCTGGATCACAATCTGGCAGTTTGCAAGTATGTATTTGGGACAGGAGATCCTTCTGGCATCTCCTGTTTCTGTTGTCCGAAAGCTTTTTGAACTGATTTTTACCGGAAATTTCTGGCAGTCTGTTGGATTTAGTTTTGTGCGTATTGTGACAGGATTTCTTCTGGCTATGTTTCTGGGAATCTTTCTGGCAGTGTTGGCATATTGGTCAAAAACAGTGGAAATCCTGATAGCGCCTGTAATTGCAGTGGTCAAATCTACACCTGTGGCGTCTTTTATCATTTTGTGCCTGATATGGATACCTTCCAGAAATCTGTCAGTTTTTATTTCTTTTCTTATGGTCCTGCCTGTGATATATACAAATATCCTTGAGGGAATACGACAGACTGACAGTAAGATATTGGAAATGGCAAAAGTATTTCAGGTGAATCCCGAAAGAAGGATTAGATATATTTATGTATCGCAGGTACTGCCTTATTTTCTTTCTGCATGCAGGCTTTCACTTGGGATGTGCTGGAAAGCAGGAGTGGCAGCAGAGGTTATCGGAGTACCCTCAGGTTCTATTGGTGAGAAACTGTATAATGCAAAAATATATCTGAATACTCCCGATCTTTTTGCGTGGACGATTGTGATCATTGTGATAAGTTTTGTATTTGAAAAGTGTTTTCTTGGAATTGTAAGCAGAGTAGTTTATATAATAGAACATAAATAA
- a CDS encoding ABC transporter substrate-binding protein, with protein sequence MKKKLMVWTMALCICAGLTGNTGVINVFASEEDPDTVRIGALKGPTAMGMAQLLDADGYDFTVAASPDEIVPMVVQDKLDIAAVPANLAATLYQKTNKDVSVLAVNTLGVLYLVENGDSVKSVEDLKGKTIYASGKGATPEYALNSVLKANGIDPEKDVTVEYKSEHAEVVSALVQDQTAVGLLPQPFVTTALMKNDKLKVALDLNKLWEDSMDDGSKLVTGVVIANNEFVQDHADKVNDFMDVYKESVDFVNSDTESAAQIIGDHDIITKEVAQKAIPDCSIVFIEGDEMKTMLSGYLATLDEQNPEIIGGQLPDDAFYYKR encoded by the coding sequence ATGAAAAAAAAATTAATGGTTTGGACAATGGCTTTATGTATATGTGCAGGGCTGACCGGCAATACAGGAGTGATTAATGTATTTGCCTCTGAAGAAGATCCGGATACTGTCCGGATAGGAGCATTGAAAGGACCGACTGCGATGGGAATGGCTCAGCTTCTTGATGCAGACGGATATGATTTTACGGTTGCTGCATCTCCAGATGAGATTGTTCCGATGGTAGTGCAGGATAAGCTTGATATTGCAGCTGTTCCTGCAAATCTTGCAGCAACATTGTATCAGAAGACAAATAAGGATGTCAGTGTTCTGGCAGTCAATACTCTGGGTGTTCTTTACCTTGTGGAGAATGGAGACAGTGTGAAATCTGTGGAGGATCTGAAGGGAAAAACCATATATGCCAGTGGAAAAGGCGCAACTCCGGAATATGCCCTGAATTCTGTCCTTAAGGCGAATGGAATCGATCCTGAGAAAGATGTGACTGTTGAATATAAGTCTGAGCACGCAGAGGTGGTTTCAGCACTTGTGCAGGATCAGACAGCAGTCGGACTTCTTCCGCAGCCTTTTGTAACTACGGCTCTGATGAAAAACGATAAGCTGAAAGTTGCCCTGGATCTGAATAAATTGTGGGAAGATTCTATGGATGACGGAAGTAAACTTGTGACAGGTGTTGTGATTGCAAACAATGAATTTGTTCAGGATCATGCAGATAAGGTAAATGACTTTATGGATGTCTATAAAGAATCTGTGGATTTTGTCAACAGTGACACAGAATCTGCGGCTCAGATCATAGGAGATCATGACATTATTACAAAGGAGGTTGCGCAGAAAGCAATCCCTGACTGCAGTATTGTATTTATTGAAGGCGATGAGATGAAAACCATGCTTTCAGGATATCTGGCAACTTTGGATGAGCAGAATCCTGAGATTATAGGAGGACAGTTACCAGATGATGCATTCTATTACAAGAGATAG
- the eutJ gene encoding ethanolamine utilization protein EutJ has translation MELKNRTLSNFADLVQTGECKKFKGRLKVGVDLGTANTVLAVVDTTNRPIAGISAPSQAIRDGVIVNYYESVQLVTRLKTELEEKLKTELPYAAAAIPPGVSEGSSKSIQYVLEGAGFEVSNIVDEPTAAAAVLKISDGAVVDVGGGTTGISILKDSKVIYTDDEATGGSHMTMTVAGHYNIPYEEAEILKTDRSKEAEIFPVIKATVEKMATITQKFLTGYQVPAVYVVGGSASFEDFTGVFEKKLGLPVYRPVHPLLVTPLGIAYHCDLPPVTQKK, from the coding sequence ATGGAATTGAAAAACAGAACTTTATCAAATTTCGCCGATCTTGTTCAAACCGGTGAATGCAAAAAATTCAAAGGCCGCCTGAAAGTAGGTGTGGATTTGGGTACAGCTAATACAGTTCTGGCAGTTGTAGACACTACCAACCGTCCGATTGCCGGCATATCCGCTCCCTCCCAGGCTATCAGAGACGGCGTGATCGTCAATTATTATGAATCCGTTCAGCTTGTTACACGGCTGAAGACTGAACTTGAAGAAAAACTGAAAACTGAGCTTCCTTACGCTGCAGCTGCAATCCCACCCGGAGTTTCCGAAGGAAGTTCAAAAAGTATCCAATATGTGCTGGAGGGTGCAGGTTTTGAGGTTTCCAATATCGTAGACGAACCCACCGCTGCAGCTGCTGTACTTAAGATTTCAGACGGCGCTGTAGTGGATGTAGGTGGAGGCACTACAGGAATCAGTATTCTCAAAGACAGCAAAGTAATCTACACAGACGATGAAGCTACTGGCGGCAGTCACATGACCATGACTGTAGCAGGACACTATAACATCCCATACGAAGAAGCTGAAATTTTAAAAACTGATCGTTCAAAAGAAGCTGAAATTTTCCCTGTGATCAAAGCAACTGTAGAAAAAATGGCCACGATCACTCAGAAATTTCTCACAGGCTACCAGGTACCCGCTGTATATGTTGTAGGCGGTTCCGCAAGTTTTGAAGATTTCACAGGCGTATTTGAAAAAAAGCTTGGTCTGCCTGTTTATCGTCCGGTCCATCCTCTGCTGGTAACCCCACTGGGTATCGCTTATCACTGTGATCTTCCACCGGTCACACAAAAAAAATAA
- a CDS encoding gamma carbonic anhydrase family protein: MDYKSVKISEDARIARQSVVIGDVTIGRDSCVLHYAVIRGDDAPIVIGEESNVQENCTIHVSRNMPVHIGNNVTVGHNAVLHGCMIGDRTLIGMGAVVLDGARIGKDCIIGAGSLVTKNTVIPDGSLVMGSPAKIKRNLTWEEKLGNLENSKEYVSVSAEMQKQGVL; this comes from the coding sequence ATGGATTATAAGAGTGTAAAAATATCAGAAGATGCAAGAATTGCAAGGCAGTCAGTGGTTATTGGAGATGTAACTATCGGGCGTGACAGTTGTGTTCTTCATTATGCTGTGATACGTGGCGATGATGCTCCGATCGTGATTGGTGAGGAATCTAATGTTCAGGAAAACTGTACGATTCATGTAAGCCGTAATATGCCGGTACATATTGGGAATAATGTGACAGTTGGGCATAATGCTGTGCTTCATGGATGTATGATCGGTGACCGTACATTGATTGGAATGGGAGCGGTTGTTCTTGATGGTGCCAGAATAGGTAAGGATTGTATCATAGGAGCAGGAAGTCTTGTGACAAAGAACACAGTGATACCGGATGGTTCTCTGGTGATGGGAAGTCCTGCAAAGATTAAACGAAACCTTACATGGGAAGAAAAGCTGGGAAATCTTGAAAACAGTAAAGAGTATGTTTCTGTGTCTGCCGAAATGCAGAAGCAGGGGGTATTGTAA
- a CDS encoding HD domain-containing protein has translation MDSRAFLDFLKVAEKLKCNTRHSYTSSWRCESVAEHSWRLAVMAYFVQDEFPEADIDKVIQMCIFHDMGEAITGDIPAFSA, from the coding sequence ATGGATAGTCGAGCATTTCTGGATTTTCTTAAAGTGGCGGAAAAATTAAAATGTAACACCAGACATTCTTACACCTCCTCCTGGAGGTGTGAGAGTGTTGCAGAGCATAGCTGGAGACTTGCAGTGATGGCTTATTTTGTACAGGATGAATTTCCGGAAGCAGATATTGATAAGGTAATACAGATGTGCATATTCCATGATATGGGGGAGGCGATTACAGGAGATATTCCGGCATTTTCAGCATAA
- a CDS encoding MATE family efflux transporter, whose amino-acid sequence MKKDSRMTEGSISGKIIFFAIPLFLGNLFQQLYNTADSLIVGNFLGSNALAAVSSSGNLIFLMVGFINGIAMGAGVVVARYYGAKMKDCLQKAIHTTVAFGLVAGVVLTIMGMFLAPRILVLMGTPADVLPESIVYFRTYFAGSIGVVMYNIFVGILQSVGDSRHPLIYLIISSCINVVLDIFFIAGLGMGVGSAALATAISQFVSAILCMIHLMRVEEEYRLELRMIRFDRHMLKQIIQNGVPSGFQNSVIAIANVFVQSNINAFGKMAMAGCGSYSKVEGFAFLPVTCFTMALTTFVSQNLGARQYERAKKGARFGVICSVIIAELIGIIIYAAAPVLIAAFNRDPSVIHYGVMQARIIALFYCLLAFSHCIAAVLRGSGHAAVPMIVMLCDWCLFRVSYITVAVRLISDIRVIFWAYPLTWSISSVIFLYLFLRGKWVYGFEKENNKQY is encoded by the coding sequence ATGAAAAAGGATTCAAGAATGACAGAGGGAAGTATCTCCGGAAAGATTATTTTTTTTGCCATTCCACTGTTTCTCGGAAATCTGTTTCAGCAATTGTATAATACAGCAGATTCCCTGATCGTAGGCAATTTCCTTGGAAGCAATGCGTTGGCTGCAGTCAGTTCTTCCGGAAATCTGATTTTTTTGATGGTGGGGTTTATCAATGGAATTGCTATGGGAGCCGGAGTTGTTGTTGCCAGATATTACGGGGCAAAAATGAAGGACTGCCTGCAGAAAGCAATCCATACAACGGTAGCGTTTGGACTTGTGGCCGGTGTAGTGTTGACGATTATGGGAATGTTTCTGGCCCCCAGGATCCTGGTACTGATGGGAACACCTGCCGATGTGCTACCGGAGTCCATCGTGTATTTCCGAACATATTTTGCAGGATCCATAGGGGTTGTTATGTATAATATTTTTGTTGGAATCCTGCAGTCTGTCGGAGATAGTCGCCACCCACTGATTTATCTTATCATCTCCTCCTGCATTAATGTTGTACTGGATATTTTTTTTATTGCAGGCCTTGGTATGGGTGTTGGTTCAGCTGCACTGGCAACAGCTATTTCTCAGTTTGTCAGCGCCATTCTTTGTATGATCCACCTGATGCGTGTGGAAGAAGAATATCGGTTAGAGTTGAGAATGATCCGTTTTGACAGACATATGCTAAAACAGATTATTCAGAATGGCGTGCCGTCCGGGTTTCAGAATTCAGTGATCGCTATTGCAAATGTTTTTGTACAGTCAAATATCAATGCATTTGGGAAAATGGCAATGGCAGGCTGTGGTTCCTATTCAAAGGTAGAGGGATTTGCTTTTTTACCGGTAACATGTTTTACAATGGCTCTGACAACTTTTGTCAGCCAGAATCTTGGTGCCAGACAGTATGAACGTGCGAAAAAAGGTGCAAGATTTGGAGTCATTTGTTCGGTGATCATTGCAGAGCTGATCGGTATTATCATATATGCGGCGGCACCGGTACTGATCGCTGCTTTTAACAGAGATCCCAGTGTAATACATTATGGTGTGATGCAGGCGAGAATAATTGCGTTGTTTTATTGTCTGCTGGCATTTTCGCATTGTATTGCAGCAGTGCTACGCGGATCCGGTCATGCGGCAGTCCCCATGATAGTCATGCTTTGTGACTGGTGCCTGTTTCGTGTAAGCTATATCACGGTAGCAGTCCGCCTTATCTCAGATATCCGGGTGATATTCTGGGCATATCCACTGACCTGGAGCATCAGCTCTGTAATTTTCCTATATCTGTTTTTGCGTGGAAAATGGGTATACGGATTTGAGAAAGAAAATAATAAGCAATATTAA
- a CDS encoding cation-translocating P-type ATPase, which yields MREIYQQTVEEVLDHVESWESGLTSEQVKRSREKCGWNELAEGKKKSILQIFFEQYKDFLVLILIASAVISGMLGDVESAAVIVIVITINAILGTVQTVKAEQSLQSLKKLSGPEAKVLRDGVAVQLPARELVVGDVILLEAGDMIPADGRLIENASLKVDESALTGESLAVEKSMDPILAEAPLGDRTNMLFSGSFVTYGRGKAVVTDVGMQTEVGKIAGLLKSTSEKQTPLQANLDDFGKKLSILILIFCGILFAINVFRGEKISSAFMFTVALAVAAIPEALSSIVTIVLSFGTQKMAKEHAIIRKLQAVEGLGSVSVICSDKTGTLTQNKMTVEDYYIDEKRITADAINVEDPAQRCLLDYSILCNDSTNENGVEIGDPTETALLNLGSRYGIEAAGVRNLYPREGELPFDSDRKMMSTLHRIDGENRMIAKGAVDRLLELTEKIWTKDGVREITEADKEKIKRQNQEFSMEGLRVLAFTYREITQNHVLTMEDEKQLVFLGLIAMMDPPREESKAAVAECIKAGIRPVMITGDHKITAAAIAKRIGILHDLSEACEGAEIENMSDEQLREFVPNISVYARVSPEHKIRIVRAWQEKGMIVAMTGDGVNDAPALKQADIGVAMGVTGTEVAKDAAAMVLTDDNFATIVKAVENGRNLYQNIKYAIQFLLSGNFGAILAVLCASLAGLPVPFAPVHLLFINLLTDSLPAIALGVEPHSSEVMNEKPRSADESILTKDFLGKIGLEGFVIGVMTMIGFLTGYHQNGALLGSTYAFGTLCLARLFHGFNCKSDHPVIFTKRFFNNKWLQGAFALGAVLITAVLTVPGLHLLFKVETLNLMQLGCVYLYAFASLPIIQLLKWIRMKLRKREER from the coding sequence ATGAGGGAAATCTATCAGCAAACGGTAGAAGAAGTTCTGGATCACGTGGAAAGCTGGGAATCAGGGCTTACCAGTGAACAGGTTAAAAGATCCAGAGAGAAGTGTGGATGGAATGAGCTTGCAGAAGGAAAGAAAAAAAGTATTTTACAGATTTTCTTTGAGCAGTATAAGGATTTTCTGGTGCTGATTTTAATTGCATCGGCGGTAATATCCGGTATGCTTGGAGATGTGGAAAGTGCAGCGGTTATCGTGATCGTTATTACGATTAATGCGATTTTGGGAACTGTGCAGACAGTAAAGGCTGAGCAGTCACTGCAGAGTCTAAAAAAGCTTTCCGGGCCGGAAGCAAAAGTATTGCGTGATGGTGTGGCTGTCCAGCTCCCGGCAAGAGAGCTGGTTGTGGGAGATGTGATTCTGCTGGAAGCAGGAGATATGATTCCGGCAGATGGAAGACTGATTGAAAATGCAAGCCTTAAGGTCGATGAAAGTGCCCTTACAGGTGAAAGTCTTGCGGTTGAAAAGAGTATGGACCCTATTCTGGCAGAAGCACCCCTTGGTGATCGGACAAACATGCTGTTTTCCGGCAGCTTTGTCACATATGGGCGTGGCAAAGCGGTTGTAACAGATGTAGGTATGCAGACAGAGGTTGGAAAGATTGCGGGACTTCTGAAATCGACTTCTGAAAAACAAACGCCACTTCAGGCGAATCTGGATGACTTTGGAAAAAAGCTTTCCATCCTGATTCTGATATTTTGCGGAATTCTGTTTGCAATCAATGTATTCCGTGGTGAGAAAATCAGTAGTGCATTTATGTTTACAGTAGCGCTTGCAGTTGCAGCAATCCCGGAAGCATTAAGTTCTATTGTGACAATCGTTCTTTCTTTTGGAACACAGAAGATGGCAAAGGAGCACGCAATCATTCGTAAGCTTCAGGCTGTGGAAGGTCTTGGAAGTGTATCTGTTATCTGTTCGGATAAAACAGGAACGCTCACACAGAACAAAATGACAGTGGAAGATTACTATATTGATGAAAAAAGGATTACTGCAGATGCAATTAATGTGGAAGATCCGGCACAGAGATGTCTTTTGGATTACAGCATTTTATGTAATGATTCAACAAATGAAAATGGAGTGGAGATCGGAGATCCGACGGAAACGGCATTGCTCAATCTTGGCAGCAGATACGGAATAGAGGCTGCAGGCGTAAGAAATCTTTATCCAAGAGAAGGTGAGCTTCCCTTTGACAGTGACCGTAAGATGATGTCAACACTTCACAGGATCGATGGTGAGAACCGGATGATCGCAAAAGGGGCTGTTGACCGGCTTCTGGAACTGACAGAGAAAATCTGGACGAAAGACGGAGTTCGGGAAATTACAGAAGCAGATAAAGAAAAAATAAAACGTCAGAATCAGGAATTTTCAATGGAAGGGTTACGGGTACTGGCATTTACCTATCGCGAAATTACGCAGAACCATGTATTGACGATGGAAGATGAGAAGCAGTTGGTATTTCTTGGCCTGATCGCTATGATGGATCCGCCCAGGGAAGAATCAAAGGCTGCAGTTGCAGAATGTATAAAAGCAGGAATCAGACCGGTTATGATCACAGGAGATCATAAGATCACAGCAGCGGCAATTGCAAAGAGAATAGGGATTTTACATGATCTGTCGGAGGCCTGTGAGGGTGCTGAGATTGAAAATATGAGTGATGAGCAGCTGAGGGAATTTGTCCCGAATATTTCTGTGTATGCAAGAGTGTCACCGGAGCACAAAATCCGTATTGTCCGTGCATGGCAGGAAAAAGGGATGATCGTGGCAATGACCGGAGATGGCGTGAATGATGCTCCGGCGTTGAAGCAGGCAGACATTGGTGTTGCAATGGGGGTGACCGGAACAGAGGTTGCAAAGGATGCCGCAGCAATGGTGCTTACAGATGATAATTTTGCAACAATTGTAAAAGCAGTGGAAAATGGGCGAAATTTATATCAGAATATCAAGTATGCGATTCAGTTTCTCCTGTCAGGAAACTTTGGCGCGATTCTGGCAGTTCTTTGTGCATCGCTTGCAGGACTTCCGGTTCCCTTTGCACCGGTGCATCTGCTGTTTATCAATCTTTTGACAGACAGCCTTCCGGCAATCGCACTGGGTGTGGAACCTCATAGCAGTGAGGTGATGAATGAGAAACCAAGATCTGCAGACGAGTCAATACTGACAAAGGATTTTCTTGGTAAGATCGGGCTGGAAGGTTTTGTGATCGGTGTGATGACAATGATCGGATTTTTGACAGGATATCACCAGAATGGCGCATTGCTCGGAAGTACTTACGCCTTCGGAACACTTTGTCTGGCACGTTTGTTCCATGGATTCAACTGCAAATCAGATCATCCGGTTATCTTTACAAAACGTTTCTTTAATAATAAATGGCTTCAGGGAGCATTTGCACTTGGAGCAGTACTTATTACAGCAGTACTGACAGTTCCGGGTCTTCATCTTCTGTTTAAAGTGGAGACATTGAATCTGATGCAGCTTGGATGTGTATATCTGTATGCGTTTGCCAGTCTTCCAATCATTCAGCTACTTAAATGGATACGCATGAAATTAAGAAAAAGAGAAGAAAGATAG
- a CDS encoding methylated-DNA--[protein]-cysteine S-methyltransferase, translated as MITREAALEFGLSFQNTYTERPFRDQNWQVVRARENKKIFLWIYERNGYVNLNVKADPEWRDFWRSAYESVQAGYHQNKEHWNTIILNGTVPDKDIKRMISESYDLVTYSPTKKIYEAVKQIPKGCVATYGQVAEMAGNPRMSRAVGNALHKNPDPEHIPCYRVVNFRGELSGAFAFGGKDVQKKLLEADGIEVVNGTVDLKKYGLTQRDDKLWKNSK; from the coding sequence ATGATTACACGAGAAGCAGCGTTGGAATTCGGTTTATCATTTCAGAATACATATACGGAAAGACCTTTCCGTGACCAGAACTGGCAAGTGGTAAGAGCGAGGGAAAACAAAAAAATTTTTTTATGGATCTATGAACGAAACGGTTATGTTAATCTGAATGTAAAGGCAGATCCGGAGTGGCGTGATTTTTGGCGAAGTGCCTATGAATCTGTACAGGCTGGTTATCATCAGAATAAGGAACATTGGAATACCATTATTCTAAATGGGACGGTACCGGATAAAGATATTAAAAGAATGATATCCGAAAGCTATGATCTCGTAACATACAGCCCGACAAAGAAGATTTATGAGGCAGTGAAGCAAATTCCGAAAGGATGCGTTGCAACTTATGGTCAGGTTGCCGAAATGGCAGGGAATCCGAGAATGTCGAGAGCGGTAGGGAATGCCCTCCATAAGAATCCGGATCCGGAGCATATTCCCTGTTATCGGGTAGTGAATTTCAGAGGAGAACTGTCAGGGGCTTTTGCCTTCGGCGGTAAAGATGTACAGAAAAAGCTACTGGAAGCAGATGGAATTGAGGTTGTCAATGGAACGGTGGATTTAAAAAAATATGGATTGACGCAAAGAGATGATAAACTGTGGAAAAACAGTAAGTAA
- a CDS encoding transglutaminase domain-containing protein, translated as MEQYYYNHMNKAQQAAYHSILSGVKNLADEFQIPALEGEELYNVFFQMRLDHPEIFWVSSYKYRYYKDSPNLIFIPEYLFDKKKICEHQKAMTARVEKLIRPAQKLSEWEKEKYVHDFICENIRYDKLKKSYSHEIIGPLGQGVGVCEGIAKAVKVLLDALGVWCVIAICGNNPEKGIKYRHTWNIVKIGGTYYHLDATFDNTLGKDRETSEIRYDYFNLDDSQIFRDHEPLIAPAPHCGDHEHFYYKEKKLSFTKKEDVYKRSLQAAKKGRVLIFHWRGGYLTKEVLKELLELIRKAGDEKDKTAMVSINWPQAVIRVQYTDMQVQESVTIEEANEGEK; from the coding sequence ATGGAGCAATATTATTACAACCATATGAATAAGGCGCAGCAGGCTGCATATCACAGCATTCTTAGTGGTGTGAAAAACCTGGCGGATGAATTTCAGATTCCGGCATTAGAGGGAGAAGAACTTTATAATGTATTTTTTCAGATGCGTCTGGATCATCCGGAGATATTTTGGGTGAGCAGTTATAAATACCGGTATTATAAAGACTCGCCGAATCTGATTTTTATTCCGGAGTATCTTTTTGATAAAAAGAAGATTTGTGAACATCAAAAGGCTATGACTGCCAGAGTTGAGAAGCTGATTCGTCCGGCTCAGAAGCTGTCTGAGTGGGAGAAAGAGAAGTATGTACATGATTTTATCTGTGAAAATATCCGCTATGACAAACTGAAAAAATCATATTCCCATGAAATTATCGGACCGTTGGGGCAAGGCGTTGGTGTTTGTGAGGGAATCGCAAAAGCAGTAAAGGTTTTGTTAGATGCACTGGGAGTCTGGTGTGTGATTGCAATCTGTGGAAATAATCCTGAGAAGGGGATTAAGTATCGCCACACATGGAATATCGTAAAAATAGGAGGTACATATTATCATCTGGATGCGACCTTTGATAATACCCTGGGGAAAGATCGTGAGACTTCTGAAATCCGCTATGATTATTTCAATCTGGATGATTCACAGATTTTCAGGGATCATGAGCCTCTTATTGCGCCGGCGCCTCACTGCGGTGATCATGAGCACTTTTACTATAAGGAGAAGAAGCTTTCTTTTACTAAGAAAGAGGATGTGTATAAACGTTCTTTGCAGGCGGCGAAGAAAGGCAGGGTACTTATTTTTCACTGGAGAGGCGGTTATCTGACAAAGGAAGTACTGAAGGAATTGCTGGAGCTTATCCGGAAAGCAGGAGATGAGAAAGACAAAACAGCAATGGTCAGCATAAACTGGCCGCAGGCAGTTATTCGTGTTCAGTATACGGATATGCAGGTACAGGAGAGTGTGACAATAGAGGAAGCGAATGAAGGGGAAAAATAG
- a CDS encoding MATE family efflux transporter, whose translation MSKKEISFTEGPVFQSLLRFAIPVLGALILQAAYGAVDLLIVGKFGNASSISAVGTGSSFMQMATFIITSLAMGSTVIIGHHIGEQKPKEAGNAVGTTIILFLIIAVIMTFVLEFAAGGIAHLLQAPAESFDKTILYIRICSAGIVIIIAYNVISGVLRGVGNANLPLLFVGIACVINILGDLLLVGVFHMDVAGAAIATVFAQFVSVVCSVVVLRKQDMPIEFSREQCRIYKEELGKILNVGVPIALQETTVQISFLVVNSVINQMGLMPSAGYGIAQKIVSFIMLVPSSIMQSVSAFVAQNIGAGKKSRAWKGFYTAIITGCSVGIIIFMVGFFGGGVLSSFFTNDSEVIAQSAAYLKGFSADCILTCVLFSSIGYFNGCGKSIPVMIQGITSAFCIRIPVSIIMSRLPETSLTYVGMATPITTVYGIIFFVICFRLLNKNSAK comes from the coding sequence ATGTCGAAAAAAGAAATAAGTTTTACAGAAGGACCTGTGTTCCAGTCTTTGCTTCGGTTTGCTATCCCCGTACTTGGAGCATTGATCCTGCAGGCTGCGTATGGCGCAGTTGATTTGCTGATTGTTGGAAAATTCGGAAATGCCTCGAGTATTTCCGCAGTAGGAACAGGAAGTTCCTTTATGCAGATGGCTACTTTTATCATTACAAGTCTTGCAATGGGCTCCACCGTAATAATCGGGCATCACATCGGAGAACAAAAACCAAAAGAAGCAGGAAATGCGGTCGGAACTACGATCATTCTTTTTCTGATCATTGCTGTCATCATGACATTTGTACTGGAATTTGCCGCCGGAGGAATTGCGCATCTTTTACAGGCACCGGCTGAATCCTTTGACAAAACAATTCTTTATATCAGAATCTGTTCTGCCGGTATCGTTATTATCATTGCATACAATGTAATCAGCGGTGTGCTGCGAGGTGTGGGAAATGCAAACCTTCCACTTCTATTCGTAGGAATTGCCTGTGTCATAAATATTCTGGGAGATTTGCTTCTGGTTGGAGTATTTCACATGGATGTTGCAGGTGCCGCCATTGCCACTGTATTTGCACAGTTTGTCTCTGTCGTCTGTTCTGTCGTTGTATTAAGAAAGCAGGATATGCCTATAGAATTTTCCAGAGAACAATGTCGGATTTATAAGGAAGAGTTAGGGAAAATATTGAACGTAGGTGTGCCGATTGCACTTCAGGAGACAACGGTTCAGATTTCATTTCTTGTCGTAAATTCTGTTATCAATCAGATGGGTCTGATGCCATCTGCCGGATATGGAATTGCACAGAAAATCGTTTCCTTTATTATGCTGGTTCCGTCCTCTATCATGCAGAGTGTATCAGCATTTGTTGCGCAGAATATCGGTGCCGGAAAGAAAAGCCGGGCATGGAAGGGTTTTTACACTGCAATTATTACCGGATGTTCCGTTGGAATCATCATCTTTATGGTAGGATTCTTCGGAGGCGGAGTATTATCCTCTTTCTTTACCAATGATTCCGAGGTAATCGCGCAGAGTGCCGCTTACCTGAAAGGTTTCTCTGCCGACTGTATACTGACTTGTGTACTTTTCAGCAGTATCGGATATTTTAATGGCTGTGGAAAAAGTATTCCTGTTATGATCCAGGGAATCACTTCCGCATTCTGCATCCGAATTCCGGTATCTATCATTATGTCGAGATTACCGGAAACATCTCTGACTTATGTTGGAATGGCGACACCTATCACAACTGTATATGGAATTATCTTTTTTGTAATCTGTTTCCGGCTGTTAAATAAAAACTCAGCCAAATAA